From Dendropsophus ebraccatus isolate aDenEbr1 chromosome 10, aDenEbr1.pat, whole genome shotgun sequence:
CAGACACGGGCAGCCAATATACTGGGAGGACACTCAGATACTGGAAGCGTGGAGCCTTTAGCGTGAATACTCAGGTGTATGCCAGTCCGTTCCATCCAAGAACTAGACAACATAATACAGAAGGAAAGTTTATCAGTATATACTTCATAATAGTGATCATTACACACAAGTTTATCATGACTAGTCCCCTAAGGCAAggattctcaaactttttctacccATTTTCCTGCCTGCCTGTAATGCTGGAGCCTACTGACAAACACCCTCTCCAAAATGGCCAACTTAacagattaaagtgtcactgtcgtttacattttttttgcagaaatcaattgtacaagtcattttaaaaaaactttgcaattgggtttattaggcaaatatggcattatctgcattcaaaaagactttcccccttcctcctctctctcatccactgcttattatcagaaaatctcgactcttttacatcagttgagccctgtctgttctatggagagggagggagaagggagattagttgcaGCAGAGTTGAGAAAAAAGatgtacacagcaggacctgtgtgaaagccggtattcaaaggtcagagaggtcagtgctgacttcaaaggagatagcccgatgatttagctgtaaattaactctttgttgtcctgtttttgtgcctcatctccctccaccccttccctctccataagagaaccatgaagacagggggagagcttcaaactgctttttcatgataaaaatgcatttttcggctaacccaattacaaagtttcttaaaatcgcctgtactattgatttcaaaCGACAGTGACGCTTAAAGGCCCCCTGCACACTGCTGTGTTTAGTCCGTATGTTGGCCGTATTACACAGACTGTACACGTCCCTGTGAATGAATGATGCAGTGATCTCCCAAACGGTCAGAGAAATACAGGACTGGAAGTCATCTGAATCTGAAAATGGGACTACTGACCAACCATGTATTGTTCTATTGCATATTTGGGGGTCTCTGATGGCAGCAAGAGAGAAGGTTTGGGCATGATGTGTTCCAACAATGAGTTCCAATATGCCCGATCCTTTTCTTGTTACAGACACAAGTCGCTGTAATAGGTGTTTAGTAGCACTCACAGGCCTTTCTGTGTGGCCTCTTCTGGGATGCAGCTTAGGTACAGATGCAGATGGATGTTCGGTTTCAGAACCAGTGTCTGCGTCTCCATGCACAGACAGAATATGGACTTTTCGCTGGCCCCGGGAAGCTGACTGTAGTGGAGGGCGACCTCTCTGTACAAATACCTAGAAAAAGAAATGGAAAGTTTTGAACTCAAAAGAAATGCTAGTACATGCCCACATCATCTCCCACCTGGACTACTGCAAAATTTCTTGGTAGCCTCCCATccaaaggtgcctatacaccttcagtAAGTTGTGTAGACAATGCTGACAACAAGAGCCTGGTGCCTAACTCACAGAGGCCCAAATGGTCAGACCTAGACAGATCAGGGCAAGACCATCCCAGCATCTATCAACATGCATGACAGATCATACAGCGCAGGTCTCACCTCATCAGAGCCCTCCTGGCCATAACCACCGCATGGCAATCATGAAGCAGAAGCCCTTGGTATTCTTGCCATCCCTGATACCAGGTAACACCAGTTCCCAGTGCCACCACCTCATAGACATCACCGTCCGCTTCTTTACCCAGTTCATCTGTAGATCACATACACAATAGGATGCTTAGTGTTAATGACATTATATAATCAGAGAATGTAAGACCGTGTTAGCTCACCTCTCTGCAGTATGAATGCCGCCAGATTAGTCCGGTGCTTTTTATATTCCGAGTCACCCAACAAGCAGAGAAATGTATCATTGGCCACGGCAGCGCATCTCTGCTCATGTGTGATGATCAGATCTGCGGGAGAGAAAGCTACGTATGATCTCTACAGCTGAGCACGCCTACAATATCACTTTATACTGTTATTACTGATCTGACCGGTCCCTCAGGAAGCATACATAGAGGGGCAGAAGCCGAGAGCATAGATAAAGCCTGGAAATACTCCTTTCCCCACCCACCCATATAAAAAGCATATGGGTCCTGCTTCCCTAACCCACTCAGAGAAAGTCCTAGTTCCCCCACCCCTTAAAGAAGAAAAATGGGAGTGCTGCCTCCCCCTCTCTTATAAAGGAAACCTGCTTCCCCCTGTCcacccatagagaaagcctgtaaaTTCTGCTTCTGCATCCAtacatagagagagcctgtgagtcctgcttactCAGCCCACCTATACAGAAAGCCTGCgagtcctgcttcccctgcccacctatagagaaagcctgtgagtcctgcctctcCTGCCCACCTATACAGAAAACCTGTGAGTCCCGCCTCCCCTGCCCACCTATAGAGAAAGCCTGCgagtcctgcttcccctgccCACCTATAgacaaagcctgtgagtcctgcttcccctgcccacctatagagaaagcctgtgacacCTGCTTCCCCTGCCCACCTATAGAGAAAGCCTTTGAGTCCTGCCTCTCCTGCCCACCTATACAGAAAACCTGTGAGTCCCGCCTCCCCTGCCCACCTATAGAGAAAGCCTGCgagtcctgcttcccctgccCACCTATAgacaaagcctgtgagtcctgcttcccctgcccacctatagagaaagcctgtgacacctgcttcccctgcccacctatagagaaagcctgtgagtcctgcctctcCTGCCCACCTATACAGAAAACCTGTGAGTCCCGCCTCCCCTGCCCACCTATAGAGAAAGCCTGCgagtcctgcttcccctgccCACCTATAgacaaagcctgtgagtcctgcttcccctgccCACCTATACAAAAAGCCTGTGACACCTGCTTTCCCTGCCCACCTATAGACAAAGCCTGCgagtcctgcttcccctgcccacctatagagaaagcctgtgagtcctgctttccCTGCCCACCTATAGAGAAgcctgagtcctgcttcccctgcccacctatagagaaagcctgtgagtcctgctttccCTGCCCACCTATAGAGAAgcctgagtcctgcttcccctgcccacacagacagaaagcctgtgagtcatgCTTCCCCAGCCCGCTCATACAAAAAGCCTGTGACACCCGCTTCCACATCAACACACAGAGAAAGCCTGTAAGTTCTGCTTCCCCTGCCCACCCATAGAGACCACCAAGAGTTCTGCTTCCCTATGTACACCCATAGAGAAAGCCTTTGAGACCTGCTTCCCCTACCCACCCATAAAGGAAGTCTGTgagacaagccccccccccatagagaaagCCTATGAGACCTGCTTCCCCTGCCCACCCATAAAGGAAGTCTGTgagacaagcccccccccccaatagagaAAGCCTATGAGACCTGCTTCCCCTGCccacccataaaaaaaaaaggctgtgagacaagcccccccatagagaaagcctgtgagtcctgcttactCAGCCCACctatacagaaagcctgtgacacctgcttcccctgcccacctatagagaaagcctgtgagtcctccctCCCCCTATAGAGAAAGCCTGCgagtcctgcttcccctgcccacctatacagaaagcctgtgacaCCTGCTTCCCCTGCCCACCTATAgacaaagcctgtgagtcctgcttcccctgcccacctatacagaaagcctgtgacacctgcttcccctgcccacctatagagaaagcctgtgagtcctgcttcccctgccCACCTATACAGAAAGCCTGCgagtcctgcttcccctgccCACCTATAgacaaagcctgtgagtcctgcttcccctgcccacctatacagaaagcctgtgacacctgcttcccctgcccacctatagagaaagcctgtgagtcctgcttcgcCTGCCCACctatacagaaagcctgtgagtcctgcttcccctgccCACCTATAGAGAAgcctgagtcctgcttcccctgcccacacagacagaaagcctgtgagtcgtGCTTCCGCAGCCCGCTCATACAAAAAGCCTGTGAGACCTACTTCCACATCAACACACAGAGAAAGCCTGTAAGTTCTGCTTCCCCTGCCCACCCATAGAGACTACCAAGAGTTCTGCTTCCCTATGTACACCCATAGAGAAAGCCTTTGAGACCTGCTTCCCCTACccacccataaaaaaaaaagtctgtgagaCAAGCCCctccatagagaaagcctgtgagtcctgctttctCTTCTAGCCTGTGGTTCCTCTTACACACATAACACAAGTGAAAAGGGCGGAGCAGTAAGGTAGTAGTAAGAGAGATTACtcacattggccactaggtgtcatgAGCATACGCTTGCTCTGCTGACATCAAGTGACCAACATGAAATCAAATACCACtaactatgggaggcatttattaagtccgacgttttttacgccggacttaaaaatgcccccgcagctccggcggtacggggatttatgtagaggcggactgcctgtacataaatcctgtgcgcgccggtgcgcaccgccgaaaacctacgccagctgaggactggagtaggttttcggcgtacatttgggcggaacggatgataaatcgcgcggactctgagtccgcgccctccgttccgcccacttcccgcctactttccgccccctttccgccccctggcgtactcggcggaaagtgccgatttgcgattattttattcgcaaatcggccatttgcgtataaaataatacgcaaatcgtcactttccgccaaaaatcatccgtccgccggatgataaatgtggccctatATGTTTTTTCCCTTAAAAATCCTTTCCACAGGTCTGCGtgccttgtgattttttttttaagtgacagtaatgcATTAGTAACATATTATGACACCTAACAGATCAGGAACCTCACCTGTGTCCTCTCCGCACTGCTTCAAGCCTGCAGCTGTACTATATAGATTCTTTTCGGGGGGCTTGGTCTCCATCAGGATGATCAGTAAGGCTGCGTACACATAACAAGAAGAACAATGGTATTACAGAAATCACATAACTATTATACAGACGAAGGAGAGGGGTCCCTGAGCACCATACAAAACAGGCTGAAGGGTCCCTGACCACCACACAAAACAGGATGAAGGGTCCCTGACCACACAAAACTGGCTGAAGGGTCCCTGACCACCATACAAAACAGGCTGCACAATTACAGACAACCTACGGAGCTGTGTAAGTGATACATTGCTGTGCCGGGATCCGGGCtcgagcagccctgcagttcctgacacaacctCTACTGCCAAAAATTTCCACCATTTCTGTCGCATGTTATCTTAGCTGTAGTCCAATCGCTGGCTGCACAATCACAACGGACAACTCCTCACTACTGTGGTCACATGGCCGGGGACTTATAAGATGTGGCAGACACTGGTCTACCAGCTGCTGACAAGGAAGTAACTGGGTCATGTAACCTGTATATGAATGGGAAGATTTACAGTGTCATGGGAGGacaggcacagtacagggggataccaCTCCACAGGCATAGTACAGGAGGTCCTCCCTGacaggcacagtacagggggtccTCCCTGACAGGCACAGTACTGAGGGTCCTCCCTGACAGGCACAGTACAGGGGCTCCTCCCTGACaggcacagtatgggggggggcctCCCTGGCAGGCACAGTACTGGGGCTCCTCCCTGACAGGCACAGTACAGGGGCTCCTCCCTGACAGGCACAGTATGGGGGGCTCCTCCCTGACAGGCACAG
This genomic window contains:
- the LOC138765677 gene encoding adenosine deaminase domain-containing protein 2-like is translated as METKPPEKNLYSTAAGLKQCGEDTDLIITHEQRCAAVANDTFLCLLGDSEYKKHRTNLAAFILQRDELGKEADGDVYEVVALGTGVTWYQGWQEYQGLLLHDCHAVVMARRALMRYLYREVALHYSQLPGASEKSIFCLCMETQTLVLKPNIHLHLYLSCIPEEATQKGLSWMERTGIHLSIHAKGSTLPVSECPPSILAARVCCMTATDKLLKWSVLGVQGAMLSQFMAPLYITSIVTGTTEQQMEALYHAVIGRLQPPLNLALFPHFAVQHPYLFIGPEVNSKHPPPVHASHSINWTKGDEKIEIVDANTGQIAANNFSPPPSPESRLCKAAMFMYYTYILKSLGKQEIPDSYFQAKASSDQYQRVKALLYSQLNAYGHGMWPRKLCVDRFKASTGQEPD